In Zingiber officinale cultivar Zhangliang chromosome 8B, Zo_v1.1, whole genome shotgun sequence, a single genomic region encodes these proteins:
- the LOC122017681 gene encoding alpha-L-fucosidase 1-like has protein sequence MRCNAWFWIVAVLHLRHFVLSDFATPPLPVLPIPSESQLKWHRRELIMFFHFGMNTFTDSEWGTGEESPSLFDPANLNAGQWMDAAEAVGASLVILTAKHHDGFCLWPSRYTDHSVEKSPWKGGKGDVVREFVNAASARRIDVGLYLSPWDRHEKTYGQEVEYNEFYMAQLHELLTKYGSISEIWFDGAKGANATKMNYYFKNWFETVKQLQSSINIFSDAGPDVRWVGDEMGAAGATCWSIVNRTLLRIGDASLESYLNTGDPRGTDWVPPECDVSIRPGWFWHKNQTAKSVSQLLNIYYNSVGRNCVLLLNVPPNRTGLVSSDDTQRLKDFRKAITSIFSADLAAGSKAKASSERGGRDGGFAASNVLDSDDKTYWAAAGDEQKHGHWIELALPKANTSFNLVRVQEAIALGQRIMEHEVYADKKLVAKGTTVGYKRLHRLREAVTAARVKIRITKSRGPPLLTAMGLHYDRFTKCSVEFNKV, from the exons ATGAGGTGCAACGCATGGTTTTGGATCGTGGCCGTGCTTCACCTCCGCCATTTCGTCCTCTCCGATTTCGCAACGCCTCCGTTGCCGGTGCTGCCCATTCCATCGGAATCGCAGCTCAAGTGGCACCGACGCGAGCTCATCATGTTCTTCCACTTCGGCATGAACACCTTCACCGACTCCGAGTGGGGCACCGGGGAGGAGAGCCCCTCGCTCTTCGACCCGGCCAATTTGAACGCCGGGCAATGGATGGACGCAGCGGAGGCCGTCGGTGCCTCGCTGGTCATACTCACAGCCAAACACCACGACGGATTCTGCCTGTGGCCGTCGCGGTACACTGACCACTCGGTGGAAAAGAGCCCGTGGAAGGGAGGCAAAGGAGACGTTGTCCGGGAATTTGTTAACGCCGCCAGTGCGAGGAGGATCGACGTCGGCCTGTATCTCTCGCCGTGGGATCGCCATGAGAAGACCTACGGTCAGGAAGTGGAGTACAACGAGTTTTACATGGCCCAGCTCCATGAATTGCTCACCAA ATACGGGAGCATATCGGAGATATGGTTCGACGGCGCGAAGGGGGCAAACGCGACTAAGATGAACTACTACTTCAAGAACTGGTTCGAAACGGTGAAGCAGTTGCAGAgctctatcaatatcttctccgATGCAGGGCCCGATGTACGTTGGGTGGGAGACGAGATGGGAGCCGCCGGAGCCACCTGCTGGTCCATCGTCAATCGCACTTTGCTCAGGATTGGAGATGCGAGTCTTGAAAG CTACTTGAACACTGGCGATCCACGCGGCACGGACTGGGTGCCGCCGGAGTGCGACGTGTCAATCCGGCCAGGGTGGTTCTGGCACAAGAACCAGACGGCCAAATCGGTGAGTCAGCTCTTGAACATCTACTATAATTCCGTGGGGCGTAACTGCGTTCTTCTGCTCAACGTACCACCGAACCGCACCGGGCTTGTCTCTAGCGACGACACGCAGCGGCTGAAGGACTTCCGCAAGGCGATCACTAGTATCTTCTCGGCCGACCTTGCAGCCGGAAGCAAGGCGAAAGCCAGCAGCGAGAGGGGCGGTCGGGACGGCGGATTTGCAGCCTCCAACGTGCTTGACAGCGACGACAAGACCTACTGGGCTGCCGCCGGGGACGAGCAGAAGCACGGGCACTGGATCGAGCTCGCGCTGCCGAAGGCCAACACGAGCTTCAACTTGGTGAGGGTCCAGGAAGCGATAGCGTTGGGACAGAGAATCATGGAGCACGAGGTGTACGCGGACAAGAAGCTGGTGGCGAAGGGGACGACGGTGGGGTACAAGCGGCTCCATCGGCTGAGGGAGGCGGTGACGGCGGCGCGGGTGAAAATTCGGATCACCAAGTCGCGTGGGCCTCCGCTGCTGACAGCTATGGGCCTGCATTACGATCGCTTTACTAAATGCAGCGTTGAATTTAATAAAGTATAA